Genomic segment of Oncorhynchus keta strain PuntledgeMale-10-30-2019 chromosome 5, Oket_V2, whole genome shotgun sequence:
ACACGGGTCCCCGAGCTCAGCCTCTGGAGCAGCTTCCGGTCGGCAGTACTTCCCGAAGGCGTCCTCCTTGGGGATCTCTGGGAAGAGGTAGACCAGCGGAGACACCAGGATGTTGGTGGCGTCCATGATCTTGTATCCCATAATGATCTCCGCAAAGGACATGCTGTTGAGCTGCTGCTTGGTGTAAGGCTCCACCGACTGGATCTGAGTCttccctacagacacacagagagaatgagagggatatGAAACCATGTCACAAGAGCAATAATGAGATTATGGTGCACATTATTTAGTTCAGACAAAGACCAAATGACACGCACAATAGGAAagcgagaaagacagagagcgtCAACCAGCCCAACACACTCTCCTCTTACCACTGATGTCCTTCTCCACCCAGGTGAAGGTGATGCCTCCCTCCTTACTACTCTCACTGAAGCGCAGCAGGAAGGTACCAGGAGGCTTAGGGCTCAGGatggccctctccctctccttactgATGAAACCCAGAATATACCTGCACAGAGAGAAATGGCATTTTATATTGTCACttacaccggataagacagagaaagacaattTAACTGCATTACACTTGTGCATTAACCCTAAAACCTGTACTCCTCCTCAATCCAGTTTCCTGCTATCTAGGGTTAAACGGCTCAGTATTACAGTTCTCAGCAGCGCTCATATGAACTCAATGTCATGAACTCAACTCCTTCCAACTTGGACTTTGCCCAGCTGTTCCAGTAACAAGTCGGTAAACAAACAGAAGCGACCTCTCACCCTTCATTCCACAAGGCCAGGATGTACTTCTTGACCAGGTCAATGATGTTGTCCAGCCATACCCAGAAAGAGAAGCCTTTACCCGCCATGTTCTCCTGAGGACAAAGGAGGAACTAATCAATTCAAACTGAAGCCGTTTACGACAGATAGATAGCTATAACAACATATCAATAGAGACTGATTGGGCAAGGACATACTTTGCAGAACTTGGCCCAGGTGATCTGGCATCCAGAGTAGTTCACACATGGCCCTAgacaaacaacacaaacacatttaGTAGGCATTGACGCCATACAGACATGCCATAGAAATACATTTACTGGAGTGGACACTCATTCCGACTCTCATTCAATGTTCTGTGATAGACATCATTCTATTGCTTTGGAGCCATGCAATCCAGATGAAGGTAGAGTTGCAGAAAGAAAGGTTCCTCGCCTAGTAGTTTCTCAGCCAGGGTGGTGAGCTGCTCGATGGTTAGGCCTCTCTTAGTGGTGGAGGAGAACTGCCAGCTCAGCACCTCCGCTACCTGATCCCACGTCCCCACCGGAGGCTTAGTGAAGAAGTTCACATTCTATAGGACATGACAACAGGAAGAGGAGGTCAAGGTGGATTTCGTACACATTTTAACCCTCTCCAAGACAGATGCCAATGCAAAGAAGGTATGACACAGGAAAGACGATATCAATGAGACTATTTGGGGGACAGAAGTTGCAGGACAGCGGTCTAACGTGAGGTGGCGCCAGCcgtcttaccttggggtggttgGTCAGCATGTTGTACCACAAGATGGAGGCCCAGGCGTTGGGCATCTGGCAGATGTTGGAGATGACCACCACTGGTAGAGAATGGGTCTAATGGACCATAGAGAAAACGCATGAGGGATGTTAACCTGGACGTAGGCTCAATTAGCATATACGTATGGAGCAGAAGCACCTTTTGCCAGGCTTTCAACACTAACCTAGGCTGTTCGGGGCATTCTATTCAAGTCTGACATGAAATGCCATTTAACACATACATTTAATTCTATTATTTTTTGGATTGCTGTGACAAAGTAGTCGGCCGTACGGGAGGAAAAGCTGTCCATGTTCTGAGTGAGATGGCAGTGCTTAGTCCCTCACTGAGAATTAAGTATTAAATCACACAGCAGCACCCCTCGCCTCGCTAAATGGTGTCATTTATAGAAGACTGAGTGTTGTAAATTATTTCACAACGTGGGAGTgccaaaccctctctctctctcaaatgccTGCACGCTAATTTCCCTCCTTTTCTCAATGCTAATGTGTTAATTATCCTGGCTAATGCATTTTCACACTGCTGTGTTCAGGGTGGGGCATCGCCGCAGTGTTGAGCTCAACACAAAGCACTAAGCCCTGCAGGACATAACCATTAGATGAATGATTCCTGTGTCCCAGCAGGGGGCTTGGGCTAGCTACGGTCAAATCAGAGGGAGGAACCATGGTGGTACTAAGGGAGGTGTTGAGCGGGTCAGAGACGGATCACCCCTGGACTCGCTCCACCGGCCGGGGGTGGATGGGACGGGTGATGGGGCGAGGGGCAGCAACAGTAGGGAAGCGTTGAGTGTGATTACTGAATCAGCTCATTAGTATTCTCTGCATGGGGAGAGCAGAGCCAGGCCCCTGGAAGCCTAGGGCGCCATCAAGCTAATGATAATGACTATTTTGTCTATTGGCTCGCGTGTGTGGCAGAGCCAACTCGTGGCCTTAAATATCTAATCTCCGTGTATTTGCTGCTGACGTAGGATTAAGGTGGAGTCAGGGGACTACATGCGGAGTGTTTGGTGTTGCCATAATGAGACTTGACAAAGACCACCTAGGAGTTAGGAAGCACAACAGCAACTCCCCACGCAGCCTGTGTGCACACAGGTAGAGAGCGGAGCTTGGTCTCACCTCCAGGTCGATCTTCAAGCCCTGGTGGTAGACCTCTGTCTCAAAGGTGATGAGGTGGAGCTCCTCTGTAACAATCAGGGAGGCCTGGGGAGGAACAGGACAGTCAGGGTTATAGGTCGATTTGATGCTACTGCTACTATCAATACGGATGACACTTCCCCAAATTATAGGTTTAAGTTAACAGTATCGCTAGATCAGTCACCATAAGAAAAGGAGCATTCAAGATTGAGTGTGGGACTCACATCACTGTTGGTCCTGCCACCATTGCCACACCTCTGTTCCCTCAGGGTCTGAAAGAGAAGGGCAGTTATCAGTCAagcaacatactgtacagtaccacaCTAGACTCACCACTATACTGACTAACAGACATCCACTCACCAGGTGTTTGAACTCTGCTGACAGACTGCCGTTGTTGGACTCCTCCATGTTCATCACCTTGGTGTTGGTACCTAGGATGTTGAACTTTCGGGACCTGGGAGAAGCAGagtagagcaggtagggtaggtTATTCACAGGTTCCATGGCAAAAGGGACGTTCTAATGTTGATAGCTTAGGAGACAAAGGGTTTCAACGTGACATAAAAGTCTCTTACCCTCGAATGGCAGCCACGTCCCCAGATTCCCTGAGAAACAAACAATAGATCAATTCACAACTTCCCTGGGACTGAGTCGATCGTTGTGTTCTACGCAAATCAGACATGATCGTGTGAGTGACGGACGCAAGGCATGCAAAACTCACTTATCAATAATAACTTTGATCTTCAGCTGGTAATTCAATTCTGGGAACTTCACCAGTAATCTGAAAGGATTTGGAAAATAACATTTGGTGAGAGCACATAAAGCAAATGCCAAATACATCAAATAAGGCAGTTTGGTATTCAACGTAGTCATCAACTGGTGGCATTGAGTTGTCCCGCAGCTCCTCTTACCTGACTTTGTTGGTGAACTGCACACCTGTCTTGATGACCAGTGGTCTGTCTGGATGCATGGGCATACAAGGCTGCCTTTCCACCACGAACGCACTGCAACACAGTGACCAGATAAGAGGTGCTGCATTAGAGCACAACGGTGGAAGTCTGATCGACAAAACTCTGAAGCCTCATCATAATAAAATGTCAAAATATCTCCATAATTTGCCGAAGGCTATGCCATGTATCCGAAACATCTGAATATTATGCAAATTCGATCCTATAATAAATATCCAAACCATCTGGACATGTGATAGATATTGAAGCTAAAAGAGAAGCTCCCCACCTCTTCATGAGGTTCCTGAACAAGTCCACTATCTTCTCCTCCAGAGCGGGCCGGTGCTGGATGATGGGGTCTCCCTTATAGGACACCTTCTGCTGGAGCTCCTCCAGCTTCTTGATCTGCTGGCGGATCTGCAGCTGAGACTCAGCCAGGGAAGTAATCCTAGAGGTCACAAAAGTTAATCTAGGTCAGTCATTATGGCAGTGCTACTTTGTTCGTTAAACAATTTTGAAACTACAATTTAATCTTATGGTGTCTTGTATCGACTACCAATAACAGCAACTTCTCCTTCTTCGCCATTCTGACGTTTACTCTACATGAGTGTTGGGGGAGATCGTGTACGGTCATGGGGGAGGGCACATAAAATGATTTTAACGTGGAAAGTAAAGGCTACTAATGCTAACTGACCATGTCTCCAAGCGGTCCAGGCAAATGTTGGGTGGTCCTCCGATGCAGGCAATCTGCTGCCTCCTCTTCCAGTCAGCCAGCTCGTCATCTGTCAGGTTCTTCTGGACAAAGTCCATGGCTGACAGCAGCCCTGCCATCTCAGTCACGATTTGCTACAACAGAGGGACAACAGCACATCCTTCAGACACTGATGTAACCAGTGTTAAAGTGATATTCAGGGGGCTCTAGAATTACTTTTAAGATAAGATACATTTTATTAATCCACACGAGATGGACATGAGAGCCGCAGTGCAGCGCCCAATGAGCAGTTTAGGGTGTTAAGTTCCTTGCACCTGAGATATTGATGCCAGCAACCCACCGATTGCCAGCTCACTCCCTGCCAGCACTAGGATTCGAACCGACAACCCTCCGGTTGCTGGCCCGGTTCTCGAACGTCGAGGCTATGATTATATCTTGCACACGATTCTTAGGATGATTATCATGTTAGACAACATGATTAGTGAATTTGTTTTACAATTTTGGCCTCGGGGAAATTAAAACTAAATAGTCTCTAGCCCCACATTCTCCAATATTAGACAGCTATTATCGCCCTCCTCATCTTGCTCATAAATATTGAGTGCCTGACAGCAGCATGAATATTAGTTTAACTCAATTGAAAATTAATGAACAAGCACACATTAATATCAACACACATATCacagatctctgcatgtgtagtgaAAGGTACTGCTGCGGAGTCCAAATGTTTATGTCGGGGACGCAACAGATAGGGAAGCAGGCTGCTTGGGGCAGAGAATTAGAGAACGACTAACCCAATTCTATTTAACAAACATGTAAATATGCAGGTTTATGTCATTTACTGCACACACGTATGTAGTTCAAGCAGAATGTCAACTAGCCTAGCCGACTTATCGCAGAAATTCTGACGATCCTGATTCAGGGTATTCAGACCCTCCAAGAAGGGGTGTACGATGTAGGGTCAGATGGACACTAAGGAGGGGTGTACAAGGGCCCTACCCTCCTGAGCTGGTCCAGAGCACTCAGCATCTGTTCCAGCTGAGACATCTTCTGCCGGGTGGCTGCTGCCTGGCTGTTCCCATTCATGTCCTGGGACAACTCTGAGCAAATAGGAGAGGAGTTGGGTGGGTTATCTGTAGATTTAAGAGTCAGTGATATTTGGTAGTATTTGATGGTGGGCCAGAGATTCAAAACAACAAGCAAAATAAATAGTAGGAGTATAAAATTAGAGCCTCTAACAGACTGGTATCATATCCAGAAATTCAGATAAAATTCTATAAAAATACATCTAGAATTCTATGTAATATTAAAAGTGAAACTTACCACCCTGACTTTTAAGGGTCTTGTAGTTGAAGTCAAAATCATCCTGGAGATTCTCAAGCATCTTCATCTTTTGTTCCATATCCTATAGCAAAGCAAAGCAAAGCAAAGCATGTCAATCAAATGAGGTATAAAAAAAACACGCCTGTGTAAAACCACATATTCTTCTGACTAAACGTGCAGTCTCACCTGCACCCTCTTCCTGATGTCCTGCAGGTTGTGCTCCAGGATCTGTTGTTTCTCCGTCACCACAGTGCCAGATGGGTGAGACGCCGTTCCGTCCTGTACGGCGGTGGTGGCGGTCTGCAGCAGCCTCTGCTCTTCCCAGAGGCAGCGGGCTACAATGCGGGCGATCTCCATGGGTTTCTCCAGGTACTTGGACTGCAGGTGCTGCTTAATGCGCCGCAGGTTGTGCTGGTAGAGCACGTTGTTCTCCTGCAGGAAGCGACTGTACTGCTGGTCAATCTCCCCCAGCAGGTTGTGGAACACCAGCGTGGCGTGGGACTCCTTGTTCGCTGCGTACGCCCTGCATAGAGCATATAGAGAGGGGTTTAGCGAAAGCTTACGTTTTTTTCATTTTATTATCTTGATTTAATTCACCAGGTAGGGTATTGAGAACAACCCATAGTAACAACCTAGCCTCTAGTTATAAGTCAAACAAATTGTAAAAACTAAATCCACAGATAAGACATGatatactttccaaatgcaatgTATTCAGACcacgttacgttacagcctaattctaaaatggattcaattgttttttcccccaatctacacacaatagtccataatgacaaagcaaaaacaggtttttagaaaggtttgcaaaagtatatttaaaaaaaaatatgaaatatcacatttgcataggtattcagaccctttactctgtactttgttgaagcacctttggctgtgattacagccatgagtcttcttgggttcgacgctacaagcttggcacacctgtatttgggaagtttctcccattcttctctgcagatcctctcaggctctgtcaggttgaacgGGGTGCAtggagattga
This window contains:
- the LOC118370828 gene encoding signal transducer and activator of transcription 3 isoform X1, with translation MAQWNQLQQLETRYLEQLYHLYSDSFPMELRQFLAPWIESQDWAYAANKESHATLVFHNLLGEIDQQYSRFLQENNVLYQHNLRRIKQHLQSKYLEKPMEIARIVARCLWEEQRLLQTATTAVQDGTASHPSGTVVTEKQQILEHNLQDIRKRVQDMEQKMKMLENLQDDFDFNYKTLKSQGDNPPNSSPICSELSQDMNGNSQAAATRQKMSQLEQMLSALDQLRRQIVTEMAGLLSAMDFVQKNLTDDELADWKRRQQIACIGGPPNICLDRLETWITSLAESQLQIRQQIKKLEELQQKVSYKGDPIIQHRPALEEKIVDLFRNLMKSAFVVERQPCMPMHPDRPLVIKTGVQFTNKVRLLVKFPELNYQLKIKVIIDKESGDVAAIRGSRKFNILGTNTKVMNMEESNNGSLSAEFKHLTLREQRCGNGGRTNSDASLIVTEELHLITFETEVYHQGLKIDLETHSLPVVVISNICQMPNAWASILWYNMLTNHPKNVNFFTKPPVGTWDQVAEVLSWQFSSTTKRGLTIEQLTTLAEKLLGPCVNYSGCQITWAKFCKENMAGKGFSFWVWLDNIIDLVKKYILALWNEGYILGFISKERERAILSPKPPGTFLLRFSESSKEGGITFTWVEKDISGKTQIQSVEPYTKQQLNSMSFAEIIMGYKIMDATNILVSPLVYLFPEIPKEDAFGKYCRPEAAPEAELGDPCSTIQPYLKTKFICVTPCPSVFMDFPDSELLGNGIFPGTNSGNTSDLFPMSPRTLDSLMHNEAEANPGPLALLLSVFPDSLTLDMELSSDVASPM
- the LOC118370828 gene encoding signal transducer and activator of transcription 3 isoform X5, coding for MAQWNQLQQLETRYLEQLYHLYSDSFPMELRQFLAPWIESQDWAYAANKESHATLVFHNLLGEIDQQYSRFLQENNVLYQHNLRRIKQHLQSKYLEKPMEIARIVARCLWEEQRLLQTATTAVQDGTASHPSGTVVTEKQQILEHNLQDIRKRVQDMEQKMKMLENLQDDFDFNYKTLKSQGDNPPNSSPICSELSQDMNGNSQAAATRQKMSQLEQMLSALDQLRRQIVTEMAGLLSAMDFVQKNLTDDELADWKRRQQIACIGGPPNICLDRLETWITSLAESQLQIRQQIKKLEELQQKVSYKGDPIIQHRPALEEKIVDLFRNLMKSAFVVERQPCMPMHPDRPLVIKTGVQFTNKVRLLVKFPELNYQLKIKVIIDKESGDVAAIRGSRKFNILGTNTKVMNMEESNNGSLSAEFKHLTLREQRCGNGGRTNSDASLIVTEELHLITFETEVYHQGLKIDLETHSLPVVVISNICQMPNAWASILWYNMLTNHPKNVNFFTKPPVGTWDQVAEVLSWQFSSTTKRGLTIEQLTTLAEKLLGPCVNYSGCQITWAKFCKENMAGKGFSFWVWLDNIIDLVKKYILALWNEGYILGFISKERERAILSPKPPGTFLLRFSESSKEGGITFTWVEKDISGKTQIQSVEPYTKQQLNSMSFAEIIMGYKIMDATNILVSPLVYLFPEIPKEDAFGKYCRPEAAPEAELGDPCSTIQPYLKTKFICVTPTNSGNTSDLFPMSPRTLDSLMHNEAEANPGPLALLLSVFPDSLTLDMELSSDVASPM
- the LOC118370828 gene encoding signal transducer and activator of transcription 3 isoform X3 — translated: MAQWNQLQQLETRYLEQLYHLYSDSFPMELRQFLAPWIESQDWAYAANKESHATLVFHNLLGEIDQQYSRFLQENNVLYQHNLRRIKQHLQSKYLEKPMEIARIVARCLWEEQRLLQTATTAVQDGTASHPSGTVVTEKQQILEHNLQDIRKRVQDMEQKMKMLENLQDDFDFNYKTLKSQGELSQDMNGNSQAAATRQKMSQLEQMLSALDQLRRQIVTEMAGLLSAMDFVQKNLTDDELADWKRRQQIACIGGPPNICLDRLETWITSLAESQLQIRQQIKKLEELQQKVSYKGDPIIQHRPALEEKIVDLFRNLMKSAFVVERQPCMPMHPDRPLVIKTGVQFTNKVRLLVKFPELNYQLKIKVIIDKESGDVAAIRGSRKFNILGTNTKVMNMEESNNGSLSAEFKHLTLREQRCGNGGRTNSDASLIVTEELHLITFETEVYHQGLKIDLETHSLPVVVISNICQMPNAWASILWYNMLTNHPKNVNFFTKPPVGTWDQVAEVLSWQFSSTTKRGLTIEQLTTLAEKLLGPCVNYSGCQITWAKFCKENMAGKGFSFWVWLDNIIDLVKKYILALWNEGYILGFISKERERAILSPKPPGTFLLRFSESSKEGGITFTWVEKDISGKTQIQSVEPYTKQQLNSMSFAEIIMGYKIMDATNILVSPLVYLFPEIPKEDAFGKYCRPEAAPEAELGDPCSTIQPYLKTKFICVTPCPSVFMDFPDSELLGNGIFPGTNSGNTSDLFPMSPRTLDSLMHNEAEANPGPLALLLSVFPDSLTLDMELSSDVASPM
- the LOC118370828 gene encoding signal transducer and activator of transcription 3 isoform X7; its protein translation is MAQWNQLQQLETRYLEQLYHLYSDSFPMELRQFLAPWIESQDWAYAANKESHATLVFHNLLGEIDQQYSRFLQENNVLYQHNLRRIKQHLQSKYLEKPMEIARIVARCLWEEQRLLQTATTAVQDGTASHPSGTVVTEKQQILEHNLQDIRKRVQDMEQKMKMLENLQDDFDFNYKTLKSQGELSQDMNGNSQAAATRQKMSQLEQMLSALDQLRRQIVTEMAGLLSAMDFVQKNLTDDELADWKRRQQIACIGGPPNICLDRLETWITSLAESQLQIRQQIKKLEELQQKVSYKGDPIIQHRPALEEKIVDLFRNLMKSAFVVERQPCMPMHPDRPLVIKTGVQFTNKVRLLVKFPELNYQLKIKVIIDKESGDVAAIRGSRKFNILGTNTKVMNMEESNNGSLSAEFKHLTLREQRCGNGGRTNSDASLIVTEELHLITFETEVYHQGLKIDLETHSLPVVVISNICQMPNAWASILWYNMLTNHPKNVNFFTKPPVGTWDQVAEVLSWQFSSTTKRGLTIEQLTTLAEKLLGPCVNYSGCQITWAKFCKENMAGKGFSFWVWLDNIIDLVKKYILALWNEGYILGFISKERERAILSPKPPGTFLLRFSESSKEGGITFTWVEKDISGKTQIQSVEPYTKQQLNSMSFAEIIMGYKIMDATNILVSPLVYLFPEIPKEDAFGKYCRPEAAPEAELGDPCSTIQPYLKTKFICVTPTNSGNTSDLFPMSPRTLDSLMHNEAEANPGPLDSLTLDMELSSDVASPM
- the LOC118370828 gene encoding signal transducer and activator of transcription 3 isoform X6 gives rise to the protein MAQWNQLQQLETRYLEQLYHLYSDSFPMELRQFLAPWIESQDWAYAANKESHATLVFHNLLGEIDQQYSRFLQENNVLYQHNLRRIKQHLQSKYLEKPMEIARIVARCLWEEQRLLQTATTAVQDGTASHPSGTVVTEKQQILEHNLQDIRKRVQDMEQKMKMLENLQDDFDFNYKTLKSQGDNPPNSSPICSELSQDMNGNSQAAATRQKMSQLEQMLSALDQLRRQIVTEMAGLLSAMDFVQKNLTDDELADWKRRQQIACIGGPPNICLDRLETWITSLAESQLQIRQQIKKLEELQQKVSYKGDPIIQHRPALEEKIVDLFRNLMKSAFVVERQPCMPMHPDRPLVIKTGVQFTNKVRLLVKFPELNYQLKIKVIIDKESGDVAAIRGSRKFNILGTNTKVMNMEESNNGSLSAEFKHLTLREQRCGNGGRTNSDASLIVTEELHLITFETEVYHQGLKIDLETHSLPVVVISNICQMPNAWASILWYNMLTNHPKNVNFFTKPPVGTWDQVAEVLSWQFSSTTKRGLTIEQLTTLAEKLLGPCVNYSGCQITWAKFCKENMAGKGFSFWVWLDNIIDLVKKYILALWNEGYILGFISKERERAILSPKPPGTFLLRFSESSKEGGITFTWVEKDISGKTQIQSVEPYTKQQLNSMSFAEIIMGYKIMDATNILVSPLVYLFPEIPKEDAFGKYCRPEAAPEAELGDPCSTIQPYLKTKFICVTPTNSGNTSDLFPMSPRTLDSLMHNEAEANPGPLDSLTLDMELSSDVASPM
- the LOC118370828 gene encoding signal transducer and activator of transcription 3 isoform X4, translating into MAQWNQLQQLETRYLEQLYHLYSDSFPMELRQFLAPWIESQDWAYAANKESHATLVFHNLLGEIDQQYSRFLQENNVLYQHNLRRIKQHLQSKYLEKPMEIARIVARCLWEEQRLLQTATTAVQDGTASHPSGTVVTEKQQILEHNLQDIRKRVQDMEQKMKMLENLQDDFDFNYKTLKSQGELSQDMNGNSQAAATRQKMSQLEQMLSALDQLRRQIVTEMAGLLSAMDFVQKNLTDDELADWKRRQQIACIGGPPNICLDRLETWITSLAESQLQIRQQIKKLEELQQKVSYKGDPIIQHRPALEEKIVDLFRNLMKSAFVVERQPCMPMHPDRPLVIKTGVQFTNKVRLLVKFPELNYQLKIKVIIDKESGDVAAIRGSRKFNILGTNTKVMNMEESNNGSLSAEFKHLTLREQRCGNGGRTNSDASLIVTEELHLITFETEVYHQGLKIDLETHSLPVVVISNICQMPNAWASILWYNMLTNHPKNVNFFTKPPVGTWDQVAEVLSWQFSSTTKRGLTIEQLTTLAEKLLGPCVNYSGCQITWAKFCKENMAGKGFSFWVWLDNIIDLVKKYILALWNEGYILGFISKERERAILSPKPPGTFLLRFSESSKEGGITFTWVEKDISGKTQIQSVEPYTKQQLNSMSFAEIIMGYKIMDATNILVSPLVYLFPEIPKEDAFGKYCRPEAAPEAELGDPCSTIQPYLKTKFICVTPCPSVFMDFPDSELLGNGIFPGTNSGNTSDLFPMSPRTLDSLMHNEAEANPGPLDSLTLDMELSSDVASPM
- the LOC118370828 gene encoding signal transducer and activator of transcription 3 isoform X2 — its product is MAQWNQLQQLETRYLEQLYHLYSDSFPMELRQFLAPWIESQDWAYAANKESHATLVFHNLLGEIDQQYSRFLQENNVLYQHNLRRIKQHLQSKYLEKPMEIARIVARCLWEEQRLLQTATTAVQDGTASHPSGTVVTEKQQILEHNLQDIRKRVQDMEQKMKMLENLQDDFDFNYKTLKSQGDNPPNSSPICSELSQDMNGNSQAAATRQKMSQLEQMLSALDQLRRQIVTEMAGLLSAMDFVQKNLTDDELADWKRRQQIACIGGPPNICLDRLETWITSLAESQLQIRQQIKKLEELQQKVSYKGDPIIQHRPALEEKIVDLFRNLMKSAFVVERQPCMPMHPDRPLVIKTGVQFTNKVRLLVKFPELNYQLKIKVIIDKESGDVAAIRGSRKFNILGTNTKVMNMEESNNGSLSAEFKHLTLREQRCGNGGRTNSDASLIVTEELHLITFETEVYHQGLKIDLETHSLPVVVISNICQMPNAWASILWYNMLTNHPKNVNFFTKPPVGTWDQVAEVLSWQFSSTTKRGLTIEQLTTLAEKLLGPCVNYSGCQITWAKFCKENMAGKGFSFWVWLDNIIDLVKKYILALWNEGYILGFISKERERAILSPKPPGTFLLRFSESSKEGGITFTWVEKDISGKTQIQSVEPYTKQQLNSMSFAEIIMGYKIMDATNILVSPLVYLFPEIPKEDAFGKYCRPEAAPEAELGDPCSTIQPYLKTKFICVTPCPSVFMDFPDSELLGNGIFPGTNSGNTSDLFPMSPRTLDSLMHNEAEANPGPLDSLTLDMELSSDVASPM